Proteins encoded together in one Pseudomonas sp. Seg1 window:
- a CDS encoding 2OG-Fe(II) oxygenase, which produces MMLDVERLDETCIKKLANEEVLAIRVKGFLPEPLAIQIGDKILAPGFEGYINAPSIGRIGMAFYEAENQPLLIEDYFERATSNIAELRNRCAPYSSPVDTLRCMLDESWPAGAHLENLYGRKMYVGLSRVVKPGVCFLAHHDIFAKDAPESFQARSLEAQFACNVYLNMPTEGGALQMWDDDITPDQFDEMRGDSYGIDPALLGPPTLEVRPEPGDFIMFNSRCMHSVTPGVADPRLSLSFFVGYRGNASPLTFWS; this is translated from the coding sequence ATGATGCTAGACGTCGAGCGTCTCGATGAGACGTGCATAAAAAAACTGGCCAACGAAGAAGTCCTCGCCATCCGCGTCAAAGGCTTTTTGCCCGAACCGCTGGCGATCCAGATTGGCGACAAGATTCTCGCTCCAGGCTTTGAGGGCTACATCAACGCACCGAGTATCGGCCGTATCGGCATGGCGTTTTATGAGGCGGAAAACCAGCCGCTGTTGATCGAGGATTACTTCGAACGCGCTACCAGCAACATCGCCGAACTGCGCAATCGTTGTGCGCCCTACTCCTCGCCGGTCGACACGCTGCGCTGCATGCTCGACGAATCCTGGCCGGCCGGTGCGCATCTGGAAAACCTCTACGGGCGCAAAATGTATGTCGGCCTGTCTCGCGTGGTGAAACCCGGCGTGTGCTTCCTCGCCCATCACGACATTTTCGCCAAGGACGCGCCGGAGAGCTTTCAGGCGCGCAGCCTCGAAGCGCAGTTCGCCTGCAACGTCTATCTGAACATGCCGACCGAGGGCGGTGCGTTGCAAATGTGGGACGACGACATTACCCCGGATCAGTTTGACGAAATGCGTGGCGACAGTTACGGCATCGACCCGGCGCTGCTCGGCCCGCCCACCCTTGAGGTGCGCCCCGAACCCGGTGATTTCATCATGTTCAATTCGCGCTGCATGCACTCGGTGACGCCGGGTGTGGCGGATCCGCGCCTGAGCCTGTCCTTCTTTGTCGGCTATCGCGGCAATGCTTCACCCCTGACTTTCTGGAGCTGA
- a CDS encoding PLP-dependent aminotransferase family protein has protein sequence MELRIDRQAMVPVVQQIVDGLTEWILQSGVPPATRLPSVRQIAKGNLLSQSCVVEACERLVSQGVLTTRQGAGFIVAASPSKQSEEEESLPFEGRHAWCDVVCGAAGGLKLGAGGLPESWREPDDLSYALREVARTDMASLFNYSTPLGLPALREQIVKRLKLFGIEARSTQLLSTGGASHALDLIVRTLFKAGDCVVVESPGYAPLFDLLRLHGIRMLEVRRTPSGPDIEALEALLRQFRPVALFINSHHHNPTGSCLTPAVAQRIVQLSKTYDLRLIEDDVYADLHTGNGTRLAALDDEGRVIYVGSFSKTLSSSLRVGFVYADSELVARLAQVKMVSGLGGSRFAEAVLASLMATGAYRKLVQRQRQRLNADRAAALQALEDADWEIFGKPCGGLFIWARSRMADQAGVRRQAQRCGVQLSAPDAFSPSGEAGEWCRINVAYACDPRARLFFRNTGVDRPQVF, from the coding sequence ATGGAATTGAGAATTGATCGACAGGCAATGGTGCCGGTCGTGCAGCAGATTGTTGACGGATTGACTGAATGGATCTTGCAAAGCGGGGTACCGCCGGCCACTCGCTTGCCCTCCGTTCGGCAAATTGCCAAGGGTAATCTGCTCAGTCAGTCATGTGTCGTCGAGGCCTGCGAGCGGTTGGTATCGCAGGGCGTTCTGACCACGCGCCAAGGCGCAGGTTTTATCGTCGCAGCATCGCCATCGAAGCAGAGCGAAGAGGAAGAATCGTTGCCGTTCGAGGGACGCCATGCCTGGTGCGATGTGGTGTGCGGCGCTGCCGGCGGCTTGAAACTGGGTGCTGGCGGCTTACCGGAGAGCTGGCGCGAGCCCGACGATCTCAGTTACGCGTTGCGTGAAGTGGCGCGCACCGACATGGCCAGTCTGTTCAACTACAGCACGCCCCTGGGGCTGCCGGCCTTGCGCGAACAAATTGTCAAACGCCTGAAACTGTTCGGCATCGAAGCGCGCAGCACGCAATTGCTCAGCACTGGCGGCGCCAGTCACGCGCTGGATCTGATCGTTCGAACCCTGTTCAAGGCCGGCGACTGTGTGGTCGTTGAATCCCCGGGTTATGCGCCACTGTTCGACCTGTTGCGCCTGCATGGCATCCGCATGCTTGAAGTGCGTCGCACACCGAGCGGGCCGGATATCGAGGCGCTTGAAGCGCTGCTGCGGCAATTTCGGCCCGTCGCGTTGTTCATCAACAGCCACCATCACAATCCCACTGGCAGTTGCCTGACACCGGCGGTGGCCCAGCGCATCGTGCAATTGAGCAAGACCTACGATTTGCGCCTGATTGAAGACGACGTCTACGCGGACTTGCACACGGGCAATGGCACGCGTCTGGCCGCGCTGGATGATGAGGGGCGGGTGATTTACGTGGGCAGCTTTTCCAAGACGTTGAGCAGCTCGTTGCGAGTCGGGTTCGTGTACGCCGACAGCGAGTTGGTTGCGCGACTGGCTCAGGTCAAGATGGTCAGTGGTCTGGGTGGCTCAAGGTTTGCCGAGGCCGTGCTGGCCAGCCTGATGGCGACGGGTGCCTACCGCAAACTGGTGCAGCGCCAGCGCCAGCGCCTGAATGCCGATCGCGCTGCGGCGTTGCAGGCACTGGAGGATGCCGATTGGGAGATATTCGGCAAACCCTGCGGTGGCTTGTTTATCTGGGCGCGTTCGCGGATGGCCGATCAGGCCGGGGTGCGCAGACAGGCTCAACGCTGCGGCGTACAGCTATCGGCCCCGGATGCATTCAGTCCCAGTGGCGAGGCCGGCGAGTGGTGCCGTATCAACGTGGCTTACGCCTGTGATCCGCGGGCTCGACTGTTTTTTCGCAATACCGGTGTGGATCGACCTCAAGTGTTCTGA
- a CDS encoding PA2817 family protein — protein sequence MSNVVADHLVLLDHLRSILVAVGEAEQVPEESHALFLERFDELLASLPIDPIESQYLGQDILTQVITRYPQIAHLIPRDLLWFFAGDCLHYLSDEEIDMYQALEERRYEAEQNDEPFDWNQEKQLMAMSAQDSKH from the coding sequence GTGTCCAACGTCGTTGCCGATCATCTGGTTTTGCTCGACCATCTGCGCAGTATCCTGGTCGCCGTAGGTGAGGCCGAACAGGTTCCCGAAGAAAGCCATGCCTTGTTCCTCGAGCGCTTCGATGAACTGCTGGCGTCCCTGCCGATCGACCCGATCGAAAGCCAATACCTGGGCCAGGACATCCTGACTCAAGTGATTACCCGTTACCCGCAAATTGCTCACCTGATCCCGCGGGATCTGCTGTGGTTCTTCGCTGGCGACTGCCTGCATTACCTGTCCGATGAAGAGATCGACATGTATCAGGCACTGGAAGAACGCCGCTACGAAGCCGAACAGAACGATGAGCCGTTTGACTGGAATCAGGAAAAACAGTTGATGGCCATGTCCGCTCAGGACAGCAAGCACTGA
- a CDS encoding LysE family transporter, with the protein MLSNYLGEFLALATIHFLAVVAPGPDFAVTIRQSVRFGRLVGICTALGIGAGISVHVLYTLLGVGALMHTTPWLLTVAKVIGGAYILYLGVSLLRSKPKSTLEGDKGTDEPVAEQTLFKAFSTGFLTNATNPKATLFFLAIFTTIISASTPLQIQAFYGLWMCFVNALWFVIVALFFSSNKVRLLFMRMGHWFERTMGVVLILFAGRLMLSW; encoded by the coding sequence ATGTTATCGAATTACCTGGGCGAGTTTCTGGCGCTGGCCACCATTCATTTCCTCGCTGTGGTCGCTCCCGGCCCGGACTTCGCCGTGACCATTCGCCAGAGCGTGCGCTTTGGCCGACTGGTGGGAATCTGCACGGCGCTGGGCATCGGTGCGGGGATTTCCGTACACGTTCTCTATACGTTGCTCGGCGTTGGCGCATTGATGCACACCACCCCGTGGTTGCTGACGGTCGCTAAAGTGATTGGCGGTGCCTACATCCTGTATCTGGGTGTCAGCCTGTTGCGCAGCAAACCGAAATCGACACTTGAAGGTGACAAAGGCACCGATGAGCCGGTCGCTGAACAAACCTTGTTCAAAGCCTTCAGCACCGGTTTCCTGACCAATGCCACCAACCCCAAAGCCACGCTGTTTTTTCTGGCGATCTTCACCACGATCATCAGCGCCAGTACGCCGCTGCAGATCCAGGCGTTTTATGGCTTGTGGATGTGCTTTGTGAACGCGTTGTGGTTCGTGATCGTCGCGCTGTTTTTCTCCAGCAACAAAGTGCGCTTGCTGTTCATGCGCATGGGCCACTGGTTCGAACGCACGATGGGCGTGGTGCTGATTCTGTTTGCCGGTCGACTGATGCTGTCCTGGTAA
- a CDS encoding LysR family transcriptional regulator encodes MSINLPLPLLGEMAIFVKVVEAGSFSEAARQLGSSPSAVSRSISRLEKALATRLLQRTTRKLRLSDGGEEVFKRCQEMVSAAKSVMEISGQFTHEAEGLVRVSVPKAVGRFVIHPHMPEFLRRYPKVDVELLLEDRQVDLIDDHVDLAIRITDRPPAGLVGRQLLTIDHLLCATPQYLAEHGTPTHPHDLLNHSCIYLGETPSDARWKFKKGSKVVTVGVRGRYAANHTGVRLGAVLQHIGIGSLPYFTARYALEQKLVVQVLPDWTFLASYHGGLWLLHSPTRYLPPKLRVFIDYLVECLEKEPTLSKPGKSGGVINAAMAYELPESEGLL; translated from the coding sequence GTGAGCATAAATCTCCCGCTCCCCCTGCTCGGCGAGATGGCGATCTTCGTCAAGGTCGTGGAGGCCGGCAGCTTCTCTGAAGCGGCACGGCAGCTCGGATCTTCACCGTCGGCGGTGAGTCGCAGCATTTCGCGATTGGAAAAGGCCTTGGCCACGCGCTTGCTGCAGCGCACCACGCGCAAGCTGCGCCTGAGTGATGGCGGTGAAGAGGTGTTCAAGCGCTGTCAGGAGATGGTCAGTGCGGCCAAGTCAGTGATGGAGATCAGTGGCCAATTCACCCATGAAGCCGAAGGACTGGTGCGGGTCAGTGTGCCGAAGGCGGTGGGACGATTTGTCATTCATCCGCACATGCCTGAATTTTTGCGCCGTTATCCCAAGGTCGATGTCGAGCTGCTGCTGGAAGATCGGCAGGTCGATCTGATCGATGATCATGTCGATCTGGCGATCCGCATTACTGATCGCCCTCCGGCCGGGCTGGTCGGGCGGCAACTGCTGACCATCGATCATTTGCTCTGCGCCACCCCGCAATACCTCGCCGAACACGGCACGCCGACGCATCCACATGATTTGCTCAATCACAGCTGCATCTATCTGGGCGAAACCCCGAGCGATGCGCGCTGGAAATTCAAAAAGGGCAGCAAAGTGGTGACGGTTGGGGTGCGCGGGCGGTATGCGGCCAACCACACGGGCGTGCGTCTGGGCGCGGTGCTGCAGCACATCGGTATTGGCAGTCTGCCGTATTTCACCGCGCGCTATGCGCTGGAGCAGAAGTTGGTGGTGCAGGTGCTGCCGGACTGGACGTTTCTGGCGTCCTACCACGGAGGGCTCTGGTTGCTGCATTCGCCGACGCGTTACCTGCCGCCGAAGCTGCGGGTATTTATCGATTATCTGGTGGAGTGCCTGGAGAAAGAACCGACCCTGAGCAAGCCAGGCAAGTCGGGTGGCGTGATCAACGCCGCGATGGCTTATGAGTTGCCGGAGAGTGAGGGGCTGCTTTAA
- a CDS encoding methyl-accepting chemotaxis protein, whose protein sequence is MISAVQGRFANLGMAKKLGIGFVLVLLLTALVAAIGVWSLQTISQRFDGLKQMSSLNSGLLKVRLLEQEYALRGNPKTADALREGLDGLIAKANELKAQSSANVPVMTDVEQSLGAYRKAFDEFVSLTQAKDLALEMASWSVSSVANNLDVLQAGLADDGAYTLKDTEGKDGAQFIEQASQVSQVSRLMLQAMNEARIRLDQSRKGDADSAGKGNIEQAAQAQAQAEALKSTIKDEGYLTVLNEVSGHIAGFNDKLAEYTGLLAQEKTVYEQLHQRAAQVMDRVDQAYVAEDGAMQAELKKNSVLILGSSALALLVGLLAAWVITRLIVAPLRSVIEVAQRIAAGDLSATVDVSRRDEIGQLMLAMQQMGAGLSTIVSGLQAGIEQLASSAQSLSAVTEQTNLEVSSQKEETEQVATAMNQMTATVHDVARNAEEAALAAQTADGKVESGQQVVRQSMARIEQLADSATSASSSIESLSAEIQNIGTVLEVIKSVAEQTNLLALNAAIEAARAGEQGRGFAVVADEVRALARRTQQSTEEIERLVSALRAAAHSSVQQIQSSGELVKLAVSDALQTESALGSIAAAVSLIQQMNQQIAAAAEEQSSVAEEINRSVTSIRASADQSSLAMRGNAASSIELAQLGSELRGMVGHFRL, encoded by the coding sequence ATGATTTCGGCCGTGCAAGGACGTTTTGCCAACCTCGGTATGGCGAAAAAACTGGGTATCGGGTTTGTACTGGTGCTGCTGTTGACCGCGCTGGTCGCCGCCATTGGCGTCTGGTCCCTGCAGACCATCAGTCAGCGCTTCGACGGGCTCAAGCAGATGTCATCGCTCAATAGCGGTCTGCTCAAGGTGCGCCTGCTCGAACAGGAATACGCCTTGCGCGGTAACCCGAAAACCGCGGATGCCTTGCGCGAAGGGCTTGATGGGCTCATCGCCAAGGCCAACGAACTCAAAGCGCAGTCGTCGGCCAATGTGCCGGTCATGACCGATGTCGAACAGTCCCTGGGTGCCTATCGCAAGGCGTTCGATGAGTTCGTCTCCTTGACCCAGGCCAAGGATCTGGCGCTGGAAATGGCCAGTTGGTCGGTATCCAGCGTAGCCAACAACCTCGACGTGTTGCAGGCCGGGCTGGCCGATGACGGTGCGTATACCTTGAAGGACACTGAGGGCAAGGATGGCGCGCAGTTCATCGAACAGGCCAGTCAGGTCAGTCAGGTGTCGAGGTTGATGCTACAAGCGATGAATGAAGCGCGGATCCGTCTCGATCAAAGCCGCAAGGGCGATGCCGACAGTGCCGGTAAGGGCAATATCGAACAGGCCGCGCAGGCCCAGGCCCAGGCCGAGGCGCTGAAATCCACGATCAAGGACGAGGGTTATCTGACGGTGCTCAATGAAGTCTCCGGGCACATCGCCGGGTTCAACGACAAACTGGCCGAGTACACCGGACTGCTGGCTCAGGAAAAGACTGTTTACGAACAGCTGCATCAGCGCGCTGCACAAGTGATGGACCGGGTGGATCAGGCTTACGTCGCCGAAGACGGGGCCATGCAGGCAGAGCTGAAAAAGAACTCGGTGCTGATTCTCGGTTCTTCGGCGCTGGCGCTGCTGGTCGGGCTGCTGGCCGCGTGGGTGATCACGCGTTTGATCGTCGCGCCGTTGCGCAGCGTGATCGAAGTCGCGCAACGGATTGCTGCGGGTGATTTGAGTGCCACAGTTGACGTCAGCCGACGTGACGAAATTGGCCAGTTGATGTTGGCGATGCAGCAGATGGGGGCGGGGTTGAGCACGATTGTCAGCGGGTTGCAGGCCGGCATTGAACAACTGGCCAGTTCCGCGCAATCGTTATCGGCGGTGACCGAGCAGACCAATCTTGAGGTCAGCAGTCAGAAGGAAGAAACCGAGCAGGTGGCCACGGCCATGAACCAGATGACCGCTACCGTCCACGATGTTGCGCGCAATGCTGAAGAAGCGGCGTTGGCGGCGCAGACGGCGGACGGCAAGGTCGAGAGTGGTCAGCAGGTGGTGCGCCAGAGCATGGCGCGGATCGAGCAATTGGCGGATTCGGCGACGTCGGCCAGTTCCAGCATCGAAAGCCTCAGTGCCGAAATCCAGAATATCGGTACGGTGCTGGAGGTGATCAAAAGCGTGGCCGAGCAGACCAACTTGCTGGCGTTGAATGCGGCGATCGAGGCTGCGCGGGCCGGGGAGCAGGGCAGGGGGTTTGCGGTGGTGGCCGATGAGGTGCGTGCGTTGGCGCGGCGTACGCAGCAATCGACCGAGGAGATCGAGCGGTTGGTCAGTGCCTTGCGTGCGGCGGCGCATTCGTCGGTGCAGCAGATTCAGAGCAGTGGTGAGTTGGTGAAGCTGGCGGTGAGTGATGCGCTGCAGACGGAAAGCGCGTTGGGGAGTATTGCGGCGGCGGTGTCGTTGATTCAGCAGATGAATCAGCAGATTGCGGCGGCGGCCGAGGAGCAGAGTTCGGTGGCTGAGGAGATCAATCGCAGTGTGACGAGTATTCGCGCGAGTGCTGATCAGTCTTCGTTGGCGATGCGCGGGAATGCGGCTTCGAGTATTGAGCTGGCGCAGTTGGGGAGTGAGTTGCGCGGGATGGTTGGGCATTTTCGGCTTTGA
- a CDS encoding MATE family efflux transporter, with protein MSLISASRGALPEVRATALLALPLVVGHVCAGLIAFVDNLIAGNHGTDTLAAVTLGTALLWLPMLVPIGTLIALTASVARLSGADRLSEIGPIFRQALWLALSMGLLMFVFLSIAPVLLEPAGIAEEMIPGAQAFLHAVRWGSPALTLFFCMRYLCEGMHWMRPTMIFSFGGLLVLAPLGYVLTNGKLGFPELGAQGLGIASAIMMWLQALLFAGYLWYGKRLAHLQLFARFDPPCRAAIADLLRTGMPIGIAILMQGSLFIVTSLLIGRLGSTFLAAHQIAVNLAQLCFMIPVAVAEATTVRVGHALGRGDFKGVRQAAWAGCVIVLAAQSVSVLILLLGNEAIASLYSSDIAVTALASTLLLYAAALQFPDGLQMLSAGALRGLQDTRIPMWIAIFCYWGVGVPLGVGLAFGLEWGPQGIWSGLITALTLATVLMGSRFIHSSRVRLAPGS; from the coding sequence ATGTCATTGATATCTGCATCTCGTGGCGCTCTGCCCGAGGTTCGTGCAACGGCGCTTCTGGCGCTGCCGTTGGTCGTGGGGCACGTGTGTGCCGGATTGATTGCCTTCGTTGACAATCTCATTGCCGGCAATCACGGCACAGACACCTTGGCCGCCGTGACGCTTGGCACCGCGCTGCTGTGGCTACCGATGCTGGTGCCGATTGGCACGTTGATCGCGCTCACGGCCTCGGTGGCGCGCTTGTCTGGCGCTGATCGCCTGTCTGAGATTGGCCCGATTTTTCGCCAGGCTTTGTGGCTGGCGTTGTCGATGGGCCTGCTGATGTTTGTCTTCCTGAGTATCGCGCCGGTGCTGCTGGAGCCTGCCGGCATCGCCGAGGAGATGATTCCCGGGGCGCAGGCCTTTTTGCACGCGGTGCGTTGGGGGAGTCCGGCGCTGACGTTGTTTTTCTGCATGCGCTATTTATGCGAAGGGATGCACTGGATGCGCCCGACGATGATTTTCAGCTTCGGCGGGCTGTTGGTCCTGGCACCTCTGGGGTATGTGCTGACCAACGGCAAGCTCGGGTTTCCCGAGTTGGGCGCGCAAGGTCTGGGCATCGCGTCGGCGATCATGATGTGGCTTCAGGCACTGCTGTTTGCCGGGTATCTTTGGTACGGCAAACGTCTTGCGCATTTGCAGCTGTTCGCCCGTTTCGATCCGCCATGCCGTGCGGCAATCGCCGATTTGTTGAGGACGGGCATGCCGATTGGCATTGCCATCCTGATGCAGGGCAGTCTGTTTATTGTCACGTCGTTGTTGATCGGGCGGCTGGGATCGACTTTTCTTGCAGCTCATCAGATTGCGGTGAACCTGGCTCAGTTGTGTTTCATGATCCCGGTCGCCGTGGCCGAGGCGACGACAGTGCGCGTCGGGCATGCATTGGGGCGCGGTGATTTCAAGGGTGTCAGGCAGGCCGCATGGGCGGGGTGTGTCATCGTCCTCGCGGCCCAAAGTGTGTCGGTGCTGATACTGCTGTTGGGCAATGAAGCGATCGCCAGTTTGTACAGTTCGGACATCGCCGTGACCGCGTTGGCCTCGACGCTGTTGTTATACGCCGCAGCACTGCAATTTCCCGACGGTTTGCAGATGTTGTCCGCCGGCGCGTTGCGCGGTTTGCAGGACACTCGCATACCCATGTGGATCGCGATCTTTTGCTATTGGGGAGTGGGCGTACCGCTGGGTGTCGGATTGGCCTTTGGCCTGGAGTGGGGTCCGCAAGGCATCTGGTCAGGTCTGATTACCGCGTTGACGCTGGCAACAGTGTTGATGGGCTCGCGGTTTATTCATAGCAGTCGGGTCAGGTTAGCGCCCGGCAGTTGA
- a CDS encoding SDR family oxidoreductase produces the protein MSMTFSGQVAVVTGAANGIGRATAQAFAAEGLKVVVADLDAAGGEGTVALIRTAGGEATFVRCNVTVESEVKNLMDEVINTYGRLDYAFNNAGIEIEKGKLAEGSMDEFDAIMGVNVKGVWLCMKYQLPLLLAQGGGAIVNTASVAGLGAAPKMSIYAASKHAVIGLTKSAAIEYAKKKIRVNAVCPAVIDTDMFRRAYEADPKKGEFANAMHPVGRIGKVEEIASAVLYLCSDGAAFTTGHSLAVDGGVTAF, from the coding sequence CGCCCAGGCATTTGCCGCCGAAGGCTTGAAAGTCGTGGTGGCGGATCTGGACGCTGCCGGGGGCGAAGGTACGGTGGCGCTGATTCGTACAGCCGGTGGCGAAGCGACCTTCGTGCGTTGCAACGTCACCGTCGAAAGCGAAGTGAAAAATCTGATGGACGAGGTAATCAATACCTACGGCCGTCTCGACTATGCCTTCAACAATGCCGGGATCGAAATCGAGAAAGGCAAATTGGCAGAAGGCTCGATGGACGAGTTCGACGCGATCATGGGCGTCAATGTCAAAGGCGTCTGGCTGTGCATGAAATACCAGCTGCCACTGTTGCTGGCGCAGGGCGGCGGGGCGATCGTCAACACCGCCTCGGTGGCCGGGCTCGGTGCGGCGCCGAAAATGAGTATTTACGCGGCATCGAAGCACGCGGTGATCGGCCTGACCAAATCGGCGGCCATTGAATACGCGAAGAAGAAAATCCGTGTCAACGCAGTGTGTCCGGCGGTGATCGACACGGACATGTTCCGCAGGGCCTACGAGGCCGATCCGAAGAAGGGCGAGTTCGCCAACGCCATGCACCCGGTCGGGCGTATCGGCAAGGTCGAGGAGATCGCCAGCGCCGTGCTGTACCTGTGCAGCGACGGTGCGGCATTCACCACCGGTCATTCGCTGGCGGTGGACGGCGGCGTTACCGCGTTCTGA